A region of Lycium barbarum isolate Lr01 chromosome 3, ASM1917538v2, whole genome shotgun sequence DNA encodes the following proteins:
- the LOC132631184 gene encoding uncharacterized protein LOC132631184, whose product MLEELTKRVKFGKKKIEANDKKVENYNSRVDQILGAPPVLKGSDSKKFVQMPFPPSAAPMKIPKRFRMPDILKYSRTTEPNEHVTAYTCSIKGNDLADDERESMLLKKVGETVSKGEMIWYHNLPEHSIDSFAMLADAFVKAHARAIKVETRKSDLFNVKQRDEETLRAFVARFQMERMDLPPVTDDWAVQYQSKIRVENVKILRATSVSWHSGKGNDRSRRTTDRDSRPSYDRYQPYPPDRRDNRRNNKSSKNDRRNDRRSNRGPSNRGLMNKNVVDRTSGNREIPRLSEYNFYVDVATIVVAVIRNRETRHLRPIQSDLEKRDKSLICKYYHTHGHRTEDCRQLREEVARLFNLGHLREFLSERAKTHFKNVDANKQDRPEEPQQVIHMIMGGTNIPLRAIVKRTKISITKEKRIRNDDPDGPISFNDEDMEGIVQPHNDALVARLISSDSIDQLGLLNQIVPTIRVLNRFNMACEKTKGKITLPINMPGTTQQTKFYMIEGDIGYNALLGRPWIHLMKAVPSTMHQALKFSTPEGIKTIHGEQQAAKEMFAVKESVKTTKIPNWNEGESAK is encoded by the exons ATGCTCGAAGAATTGACGAAACGAGTCAAATTCGGCAAAAAGAAGATAGAGGCGAACGATAAGAAGGTGGAGAACTACAACTCGAGGGTCGACCAGATTCTTGGGGCACCTCCGGTGTTGAAGGGATCGGATTCCAAAAAATTCGTCCAAATGCCTTTTCCGCCAAGTGCGGCGCCGATGAAAATCCCGAAGAGATTTCGCATGCCCGATATCCTGAAGTATAGCAGGACAACGGAACCAAATGAACATGTGACCGCATACACGTGCTCTATTAAAGGCAACGATCTCGCCGATGATGAAAGGGAATCGATGTTGCTTAAGAAAGTAGGGGAAACCGTGTCCAAGGGAGAAATGATATGGTATCACAacttgcccgagcattcgattgaTTCATTTGCCATGCTCGCGGATGCTTTTGTCAAAGCTCACGCTAGAGCCATCAAGGTCGAAACCCGAAAATCGGACTTGTTCAACGTTAAGCAGCGAGATGAAGAAACCCTCCGCGCGTTTGTGGCCCGGTTTCAAATGGAACGCATGGACTTACCTCCGGTCACTGACGATTGGGCCGTTCA GTATCAATCGAAAATCAGGGTCGAAAATGTTAAGATTCTGAGAGCCACCTCAGTATCATGGCATTCCGGTAAAGGGAATGATCGATCGAGGAGAACGACGGATCGAGATTCAAGACCATCATATGACAGGTATCAACCTTATCCACCTGATCGAAGGGACAACAGGCGCAACAACAAATCGAGCAAGAACGATAGGAGGAATGATCGAAGGAGCAATCGAGGCCCAAGTAATCGTGGATTGATGAACAAAAATGTTGTCGATAGAACCTCGGGAAATAGAGAAATTCCAAGGTTATCCGAGTATAATTTCTACGTCGATGTAGCAACCATAGTAGTGGCCGTTATCCGTAACAGAGAAACAAGGCACCTAAGGCCAATCCAATCTGATCTAGAGAAGCGGGATAAAAGTCTTATTTGCAAATACTATCACACTCACGGCCATCGAACTGAAGATTGTCGGCAGCTGAGAGAGGAGGTTGCCCGTCTGTTTAATTTGGGACACCTTCGAGAATTTCTAAGTGAACGAGCAAAAACTCACTTCAAGAATGTGGACGCCAACAAGCAAGATAGACCGGAAGAGCCTCAGCAAGTGATACACATGATCATGGGAGGAACGAACATTCCCCTACGGGCGATAGTGAAACGCACCAAAATTTCCATAACAAAAGAAAAGCGTATTCGGAATGATGACCCTGACGGTCCCATCTCGTTCAATGACGAGGACATGGAAGGCATCGTTCAACCTCATAACGACGCACTG gtagctcggctaatatcatcTGATTCCATCGACCAGCTGGGGCTACTAAATCAAATCGTACCAACAATAAGAGTCCTCAACAGATTCAACATGGCCTGcgagaagacgaagggtaaaatcACCTTACCGATCAACATGCCAGGAACTACGCAGCAGACCAAATTTTATATGATAGAGGGAGACATAGGATACAATGCATTGTTGGGAAGACCGTGGATTCACCTCATGAAAGCGGTCCCCTCAACTATGCATCAGGCGTTGAAATTCTCGACCCCAGAGGGGATCAAAACCATTCATGGTGAACAACAGgccgcaaaggaaatgttcgcggtCAAAGAATCTGTTAAGACGACAAAGATACCGAATTGGAACGAAGGGGAAagtgccaaatag